The Desmonostoc muscorum LEGE 12446 genome includes a region encoding these proteins:
- a CDS encoding ABC transporter substrate-binding protein — MTSKKENLKLLISLGLAGVMVAVILWLISKLSSTIIPPPNSESPSTLLPNKPSLINLGTRILVKVQTYPEKRDGVKAFGEKDFTTAVEKFTASLKNNPNDPETLIYLNNAKIARDNSESLKVAVIAPVNFDQNLAEELLRGVAQAQNEVNNQGGINGKKLQIVIASVDNREDFAKLDSELVGDKSLVAAVGVRRDTTIYNEKGLVLVFPVERPSQTENPENIEQNSVKNQWSPPKNNYLFHINPLYDNLVDTHARYIARQARNIAVCGDSRTSRNNSTSSSNQALVGQYTQAIEKYGSKVISTPCNLADKNFDHKAFVDKALETENASAFLLIPSARNIYFATKVGQEVKGRKPLFASETMYSATTLQNGQDVEGMVVPVYWHRDANKNNPFAENAFRLWNARVNQRTAGAYDAMQVIITGLKQDNTREGLQKVLSNTDFSASGATGKIMFLPSGERQGEALLVKIERCERCSSGTGYDFVLLNKK, encoded by the coding sequence ATGACAAGTAAAAAAGAAAACCTGAAACTGCTTATTTCTCTGGGTCTGGCTGGAGTAATGGTAGCAGTTATTTTATGGTTAATTAGCAAACTTTCTTCTACTATCATACCACCACCAAACTCAGAGTCACCTTCAACTTTATTACCAAATAAACCTTCACTAATAAATTTGGGTACGAGGATTTTAGTAAAAGTACAAACATACCCGGAAAAAAGAGATGGAGTTAAAGCTTTTGGTGAAAAAGATTTCACCACTGCTGTGGAAAAATTTACCGCATCTCTAAAAAACAATCCCAATGATCCAGAAACTTTAATTTATTTAAATAATGCCAAGATTGCGCGAGATAATTCAGAAAGCCTAAAAGTTGCTGTCATCGCACCAGTTAACTTCGATCAGAATTTAGCAGAAGAACTTTTGCGTGGCGTAGCTCAAGCTCAAAATGAAGTTAATAATCAAGGCGGAATTAATGGTAAGAAATTGCAAATTGTGATTGCAAGTGTTGACAATCGAGAAGATTTTGCAAAACTAGATAGTGAATTAGTTGGAGACAAGAGCCTTGTAGCCGCAGTAGGTGTGAGACGTGATACCACAATTTATAACGAAAAAGGGTTGGTGTTAGTCTTCCCCGTCGAACGCCCAAGTCAAACAGAAAATCCAGAAAATATAGAGCAAAATTCAGTAAAAAATCAGTGGAGTCCTCCCAAAAATAACTACTTGTTTCATATAAATCCGCTATATGATAACTTAGTAGATACTCATGCTCGCTACATTGCTCGACAAGCAAGAAATATTGCTGTTTGTGGCGATTCTCGTACCTCAAGAAATAACTCAACTTCCTCGTCTAATCAGGCACTTGTAGGACAGTACACTCAAGCTATCGAAAAATATGGCAGTAAAGTTATTAGTACGCCTTGCAATTTGGCAGATAAAAATTTTGACCATAAAGCTTTTGTAGATAAAGCCCTAGAAACAGAAAATGCCAGTGCTTTTTTACTAATACCTTCAGCCAGAAATATATATTTTGCCACTAAAGTTGGACAAGAGGTTAAAGGCAGAAAACCACTGTTTGCTTCCGAAACTATGTATAGTGCAACAACTTTGCAAAACGGCCAGGATGTCGAAGGAATGGTAGTACCTGTGTATTGGCATCGTGATGCTAATAAAAATAACCCATTTGCGGAAAATGCTTTTCGGCTTTGGAATGCACGGGTAAATCAGAGAACAGCGGGAGCTTATGATGCAATGCAAGTAATTATCACTGGCTTGAAACAAGATAACACCCGCGAAGGCTTGCAAAAGGTACTATCTAATACTGATTTTTCAGCTTCTGGAGCCACAGGAAAAATTATGTTTTTGCCTTCAGGCGAGCGTCAAGGAGAAGCTTTGCTAGTCAAAATTGAGCGTTGTGAGCGTTGTTCTTCTGGGACTGGTTACGATTTTGTCCTCTTGAATAAGAAGTAA
- a CDS encoding protein kinase domain-containing protein, with the protein MICCLNPNCENPQNPDGTNFCLSCGTKLIPLLRNRYRIIAQLGRGGFARTYVAEDIDKLNEQCVVKQLVLSQFYGSQGTDAHKKATELFEREAKRLKELGEHVQIPNLYAYFKEGEYLYLVQQFIQGQNLLQELKEQGVFDEVKIRDFLHDLLSVLIAVHEQEIIHRDIKPENIIRRQNDQKLVLIDFGVSKQKRETTNTALGTIIGSLGYAPIEQMQLGKVFPSSDIYSLGITCFHLVTNIAPSSLWMKQGYSWTSSWRQHLKQHISHELELIIDKLIQENHEQRYQSAQAVLQDLNKLPRLRNTLPPTVISPSVLLETQPQVQQKATGYLSFFSNTQLLSGAIVAGTGSSFLAIALISFLGTTWISSGLWLLILAGLVLIQSRSLVEKTYLIIIAIIANLLVVLSFKNLLTQNLLKSGINGLLLVVLLVILVGFLTVIIVGMWEIINKLISKYF; encoded by the coding sequence ATGATCTGCTGCCTAAACCCTAATTGTGAGAATCCCCAAAATCCTGACGGGACAAATTTCTGTCTCAGTTGCGGAACAAAGTTGATACCCCTGCTCAGAAATCGTTACCGGATTATCGCACAGTTAGGCAGAGGGGGGTTCGCACGCACATATGTCGCAGAAGATATAGACAAACTCAATGAACAATGTGTTGTTAAGCAGTTGGTTTTAAGTCAATTTTATGGCTCTCAAGGTACTGACGCACATAAAAAAGCAACTGAGTTGTTTGAGCGAGAGGCCAAACGCCTCAAAGAACTAGGGGAACATGTGCAAATTCCCAATTTATATGCGTATTTTAAGGAAGGTGAATATCTGTATTTAGTGCAGCAGTTTATTCAAGGGCAAAATCTGTTGCAGGAGTTAAAAGAGCAAGGAGTTTTTGATGAAGTTAAGATTCGGGATTTTTTGCATGATTTATTATCTGTGCTGATAGCGGTACATGAACAAGAGATAATTCACCGAGATATTAAGCCAGAAAATATTATTCGTCGTCAAAATGATCAGAAGTTAGTACTAATTGATTTTGGGGTGTCAAAACAAAAAAGGGAAACTACAAACACTGCACTGGGGACGATTATTGGTTCATTGGGTTATGCACCTATTGAGCAAATGCAATTGGGTAAAGTCTTTCCGTCCAGTGATATCTACAGCTTAGGAATAACTTGCTTTCATCTGGTAACTAATATTGCTCCTTCGAGTTTGTGGATGAAACAAGGCTATAGTTGGACTTCTAGTTGGCGACAGCATTTAAAGCAACACATAAGTCATGAATTAGAGTTAATTATTGATAAATTAATCCAAGAAAATCATGAACAGCGTTATCAGTCTGCACAAGCTGTATTACAAGACTTGAATAAGTTACCACGCTTAAGAAATACATTACCTCCTACAGTCATTTCGCCTTCTGTCCTGTTAGAAACACAACCACAAGTTCAACAGAAAGCAACTGGATATCTATCATTCTTTTCAAATACTCAATTATTGTCGGGAGCAATAGTTGCTGGAACTGGTAGTTCCTTCTTAGCGATCGCCCTAATCAGTTTTCTCGGAACTACTTGGATTAGCTCAGGATTGTGGTTGCTAATTTTAGCAGGGTTAGTATTGATTCAATCTCGTTCCCTTGTGGAAAAAACTTATTTAATTATTATCGCCATTATAGCAAATTTACTTGTTGTCTTGAGTTTCAAAAATTTGCTAACTCAAAATCTTCTCAAATCTGGTATAAATGGACTGCTGCTTGTAGTCTTACTAGTGATTCTTGTAGGTTTTTTGACAGTTATTATTGTGGGGATGTGGGAAATAATCAACAAACTTATTTCTAAATATTTTTAG